Genomic window (Cystobacter fuscus DSM 2262):
CGGGAGCATGGGACAAGGTGGCGCTGGAGACGCGCTTCGATGGGCGCTACGAGCTGCTCTACGACGGGGAGCGCCTGGTGGAGAGCCCCTCGCTCTGGGAGGGCCTGCGCTTCGACGTGTTCCGCTGGGTGGAGCGCACGGCGGAGGCGTGGCGGGACCAGGGGCTCACGGGAGTGGTGGGCACGGGGGACTACCCGGGCTGCATGCTGGCCTCGCTCGTGGGCGAGCGGCTGGGCCTGCCGGTGCCCCCGCCCGAGGTCGTGGTGCGGCTGAGCCACAAGTACTACAGCCGTCAAATCCAACAGACGTGGGTGCCCGAGGCCACGCCCGACTTCGAGCCCCTCCATCCCTTCGCCGGGCCGCCCCGGATGAAGCGGCTCGGCTATCCGCTGTTCATCAAGCCCGTGAAGGGCACCATGTCCATCCGCGCGCGGCGGGTGAACGACGCGCGGGAGTGGCGCGAGGCGGTGCGCTTCTCGTGGCGCGAGCGCCTGGAGAAACACCTGCTCTTGCGGCCCTACCAGCACCTGCTCGAGCGCTACACGGATGCCCAGGTGCCCGCCTGGTATTTCATCGGCGAGACACCGCTCGCGGGCGCACAGGTGACGGTGGATGGCTTCGTCGAGGGGGGAAAGGCCGTGGTGATGGGGATCGTCGACTCGGTGATGTACCCGGGGACGATCAGCTTCCAGCGCTTCGAATACCCCTCGGTGCTGCCCGAGTC
Coding sequences:
- a CDS encoding ATP-grasp domain-containing protein; protein product: MRVAPLSRPERPRVLVLCPGAWDKVALETRFDGRYELLYDGERLVESPSLWEGLRFDVFRWVERTAEAWRDQGLTGVVGTGDYPGCMLASLVGERLGLPVPPPEVVVRLSHKYYSRQIQQTWVPEATPDFEPLHPFAGPPRMKRLGYPLFIKPVKGTMSIRARRVNDAREWREAVRFSWRERLEKHLLLRPYQHLLERYTDAQVPAWYFIGETPLAGAQVTVDGFVEGGKAVVMGIVDSVMYPGTISFQRFEYPSVLPESVQARMREVATRLMEGSGFDHACFNVEMFHDAASDRVTVIEVNPRMSYQFADLYERVDGMNTYEAQLALAVGRPVPWRRRAGRDGAVASFVMRRFSDARVARVPSEEELARVKERFPGTVIQVLCAPGERLSEHDQDVGSYRYCIVNLGAPTREELLARYEQVERMLPFTWE